One segment of Kogia breviceps isolate mKogBre1 chromosome 14, mKogBre1 haplotype 1, whole genome shotgun sequence DNA contains the following:
- the MYBL2 gene encoding myb-related protein B, which yields MLPGRTDNAVKNHWNSTIKRKVDTGGFLSESRDSKPPMYLLLELEDKDGCQSAPASEGQGSLVTSWPPAFPALKEEESSEEEATAAAPSQEQEPVPTELDAVQTPEPLEDFPKREDQEGSSPETSLPYKWVVEATNLLIPAVGSSLSEALDLIESDPDAWCDLSKFDLPEEPSAEGSIGGSPVKPHPSQQQQQQQQALPTRQPAAAVPSVTEYRLDGHTISDLSRSSRGELIPISPSTDVGGSGISTPPSVLKRQKKRRVALSPVTENSASLSFLDSCNSLTPKSTPVKTLPFSPSQFLNFWNKQDTLELESPSLTSTPVCSQKVVVTTPLHRDKTPLHQKHAAFVTPDQKYSRDSTPHTPTPFKNALEKYGPLKPLPQTPHLEEDLKEVLRSEAGIELIIEDEARPEKQKRKAGLRRSPIKKVRKSLALDIVDEDVKLMMSTLPKALPLPANIPPGSCGLTPSGSREDSSLLNEGFLQAKPEKPVAQKPRGHFPTPAPMTTAWKMVACGGTRDQLFMQEKARQLLGRLKPSHTSRTLILS from the exons ATGCTGCCGGGGAG GACAGACAATGCTGTGAAGAATCACTGGAACTCCACTATCAAGAGGAAGGTGGACACGGGAGGCTTCCTGAGTGAGTCCAGAGACAGCAAGCCCCCCATGTACTTGCTGCTGGAGCTGGAGGACAAGGACGGCTGCCAGAGTGCCCCGGCCTCAGAAGGCCAG ggaagtctcgtgACCAGCTGGCCCCCGGCGTTCCCTGCCCTGAAGGAAGAGGAGAGCAGTGAGGAGGAGGCCACGGCGGCTGCCCCCTCCCAGGAGCAGGAGCCTGTCCCCACAGAGCTGGACGCAGTGCAGACGCCAGAACCCCTGGAGGACTTCCCCAAGCGTGAAGACCAGGAGGGCTCCTCGCCAGAAACCAGCCTGCCCTACAAGTGGGTGGTGGAGGCCACAAACCTCCTCATCCCTGCCGTGGGGTCCAGCCTCTCTGAAGCCCTGGACTTGATCGAGTCG GACCCCGATGCTTGGTGTGACCTGAGTAAGTTTGACCTCCCCGAGGAGCCATCCGCAGAGGGCAGCATTGGTGGCAGCCCAGTGAAACCCCATCCatcgcagcagcagcagcagcagcagcaggcccTGCCAACCCGCCAGCCTGCCGCCGCTGTGCCCAGCGTGACCGAGTACCGCCTGGATGGCCACACCATCTCAGACCTGAGCCGGAGCAGCCGGGGCGAGCTGATCCCCATCTCCCCCAGCACTGACGTGGGGGGCTCGGGCATCAGTACCCCGCCCTCGGTGCTCAAGCGGCAGAAGAAGAGGCGAGTCGCCCTGTCACCTGTCACGGAGAACAGCGCCAGCCTGTCCTTCCTGGACTCCTGCAACAGCCTCACCCCGAAGAGCACGCCCGTCAAGACCCTGCCCTTCTCGCCCTCCCAG TTTCTGAACTTCTGGAACAAACAGGACACACTGGAGCTGGAGAGCCCCTCGCTGACGTCCACCCCCGTGTGCAGCCAGAAGGTGGTGGTCACCACGCCGCTGCACCGGGATAAGACGCCCCTGCACCAGAAACACGCTGC GTTTGTAACCCCAGATCAGAAGTACTCCAGGGACAGCACTCCTCACACACCGACCCCGTTCAAGAACGCCCTGGAGAAGTATGGACCACTAAAGCCCCTG CCCCAGACCCCGCACCTGGAGGAGGACTTGAAGGAGGTGCTGCGCTCCGAGGCCGGCATCGAGCTCATCATTGAGGACGAAGCGAGGCCCGAGAAGCAGAAGAGGAAGGCTGGG CTGCGGCGAAGCCCCATCAAGAAAGTCCGCAAGTCCCTGGCCCTTGACATCGTGGATGAGGACGTGAAGCTGATGATGTCCACGCTGCCCAAGGCTCTGCCTTTG cCAGCCAACATCCCACCAGGCTCCTGCGGCCTCACCCCGTCGGGCAGCAGAGAGGACAGCAGCCTGCTCAACGAGGGCTTCCTGCAGGCCAAGCCCGAGAAGCCGGTGGCCCAGAAGCCCCGAGGCCACTTTCCAACTCCTGCCCCC ATGACCACCGCCTGGAAGATGGTGGCCTGCGGGGGGACCAGGGACCAGCTCTTCATGCAGGAGAAAGCCCGGCAGCTCCTGGGCCGCCTGAAGCCCAGCCACACATCTCGGACCCTCATCTTGTCTTAG